ttaTCTACGGTCCCTATATCTATGATGATGATCACGAGAGGATCGATGATCACTATGTCGACTATGACGACTTGCTGTTCTCCACAAGAATTCGTCTACACTCCTTTCGTAACTACGTTTTTCAAGTGCGGATGCCGCTGCACTGTAATCAGGTGGTAATGGTAAACCATCATAATACCTAGGTGGTGGCGGCGGTGGAGGTAAAGAATCGTATGGATGAGGTGCAGCATAAGGAGGTAGAGGAGGCAACTGGTGTTGCATAGTACGCATATAATCTGCAACATATGCTTCAGCTGCAGCAGCTACACCCAATCCTGTGCTACCGTAACCCctataaaattcatttctatCAAAAATAACATATTAGATTTACGACATATGTCAAAAAACGTACATACTTGGAATAAGGAGAATCGCTTCGATTAAACCAAGTAGCATaccgatgatgatgatgatgatctCTTGATCCTCTATGTTCAGTACCAACTAAATGGGATCCTCTAGCTAATGAAGCTAAACGAGATCGTGAAGTTAAGAAAAGTCTACGTCCTCTGCCTCCCCTTGAGCGTAAAAATCTAGGGCTGCTATTAACAGGTCTATTATCCCGATATGAACGAGATTTCATAATATGTTTTGCTGCTTCCTTAGATTTTCTCAAAATAGGGGTCATTTCAATTCCTAAAAGAtttattataagttataacaattgtattctttttctctcagaaaaatattgtatattttcatgTACCTTCATCTTCTGGAAATAATCGGCATAATTCTTCTGCAACTCTTGGTTCGATTTCCTGCCCGTCACGTCCGATTTTCACCTGTTTACCATCATTCCATGgattatataaatgtaatgttgCTGTAAATGGTAATTCTTTCCTACATATCCAATCAACTTTAAATACACCACCCAAAGCTTTTGCAGACAACCCAGGTGGTAGTacctaaaatttatataaacttcCTTCCTAATAACATGTAACACAATtttcaaagatatatatattttttaaattaaatatacaaaccCAAGAAATTGGTGCTCCATCTCTTCTAGATTCTGTACTTAATCTTGCAAACCCAGCAAATTTTCCAGATTCCTTTACAGAAAAGATAAGCAAAACATTTCTGGACTCTCTATAAGCTTGATTTAAATTGGCTTCATTTTGGGGTAATGTACTCCATACTCCTTTGGCCTTTGATAGTGTGACATTTTCAGCATTATTTGATTTGATGATGAaaaatctgataaaaaaaaCTTTAAGACATGTTCTTggcatttttatattattatacttatctaaatatttataagTAATTTCAGATAGTATTAGTTCATAATTATAATTCACACATTAgatttgtaaaaagaaatatatataaaaaggatttgtattttaaaaaatatccaaCCTTGCATCTCTAaacaagtaatttaattttgttgCATAATCATAGCTCTTAGTAACTCCTTTGCTCTCCTTAGATCTTGCACGTTTTGTTTCAGGGCTGGAAGATTTAGAATCTCTGGATCTAGCACGCTTTCCCCTATTTTTTCGATTACGTTTATTATCTCCACGTGAAGATTTTGTTGAAACAGAGCTTATGCTTGGTTGACTAGAATCAGAATTTGAACTACTAGATGAAACTTCACTACGTGTATCATAAGTTTCATCTGcagcaatttttaattcatccaCTATGTCATTTTCCCCGCAGCTCAGATTTAAGTTGTCTCCATCTGTATTATTGTCcatattttcactttttatttgATCACTTTCACTATTGCTCAAAAGTATGTTGTCACTTGTCCCGTCATCCAGGCTTTGTATTTCTGGATTTTTCGGGTTTTCTTGTATGAAGAGAGAGCCAATGCAGTTCTGGTGCCTTTAAACCTTTTCTGAAACGCAAATATAAAAAAGGGCTTACTAGATGGATATCCAGTATGCAATAATACTTGTCCAAGAACAATATCATATTTGAATGGATCTTGTAGATTTTATAACAATTACGTAGTAGGAAATAATGTAGTAACATTTTTAGTATATGAGAAGAAAAGTTCAGAAGATTGCACATGAAATCCGATTTAAGTCACTGTGGTAAAAGATTAAAAAGTCCATTTgtcaaaatgtttaatattaaaattgtccttatgcagtttaattaaaatatttataagtcTTATAGAAGTTTTCAAtatatatctactattactGCAAGACTTCAAGCATTTCTTGCTTCAAGTAGATATAGATTATATCTAATACCGCTAAAGTTTTTGTTTTGTTAGAAACAATGTTCAGCAAAGGAAAAGCTCCTTTTCTTAATAATTCATGAGCATTTAAGTCCATGtataagttaaaaataaacATGCTTTAAATGTTGCagagattttctttctttaatttaaCAGAGTGTAGTGACACAATTCTTGTTGCTCTACGGAACACAAATATCTCTTTTAAACTTTATATACAGAAGTTTATCATAAGGTTTATTATAAGTAGATAGTCTTGCTAAAATGTACTTTTTTAGCCTATTTAATATAAGAAGGCGAGGAGTCTTCGAGTTTTTTTGTATTTCAGATAATAACACATCATACTCGTTTGACGTTTCTATGCAGTCTTTTTTAAAACGCGAAGGCTATGCCTAGGAAAGTTCGTCGTGAATATTATTCTTAATAGCAACGTCAGCACCACAAAACATACTCAAAACCATCTTTTTCGTCAttgatttcattaaaaaagTTCGTTTTACAAACATAAGTCCTTGATGTTATAAACCTTTACGCAGCTTGTACACACTTACGTGCACACTCGTTCTTCACTTAACACACTTCGCACCTCACGCAAGAATGCTCAATGACTACCATGCGTTTAAcaactatttctattatttctctGCACGAAATACACAGGAGATTTCCACAAGGAATTGGGTTTTTTCTCCATGAAAACACAATAGCTGATTATCCCCTCGCGGATGTATAAACCATGGCGTCCATTATATGACGTGTTCATTACGATCGATAGGAAGAATTATAGGTGAAAATCCAAGCCGAAAATTTATCATGAATTTTAggaaactttattttattatttccattttattttggaaattatttaCAAACTTACATATTTTCTATAGAAAAAACTATCTTccttaaatatagaaaataatagaattttggCTGACGATAAAGTTTCTTAAATACATGCGgaactatatatattttcttatcatTATAGGATAGGATTTATCTTACTGATTTATTGAAGATcattcaattaaatttattacttaaattaggatgtatttaaatataaaatataaaaaacacaTAGAAAGGGGATAAAACATCCTTTTCCgcataaaatttgttagaattaAAATCCCTAGCATCATTCATGGTCGCCATCTTTAAAAAGAGATAACGACCATCTTGGATCATTTTTCACGGGTTGTTGACACGGGTAGATTACAGCCGGTTGTGAAAGTGTATCGCGATGTA
The Bombus terrestris chromosome 10, iyBomTerr1.2, whole genome shotgun sequence genome window above contains:
- the LOC100646303 gene encoding YTH domain-containing protein 1 isoform X3 codes for the protein MDNNTDGDNLNLSCGENDIVDELKIAADETYDTRSEVSSSSSNSDSSQPSISSVSTKSSRGDNKRNRKNRGKRARSRDSKSSSPETKRARSKESKGVTKSYDYATKLNYLFRDARFFIIKSNNAENVTLSKAKGVWSTLPQNEANLNQAYRESRNVLLIFSVKESGKFAGFARLSTESRRDGAPISWVLPPGLSAKALGGVFKVDWICRKELPFTATLHLYNPWNDGKQVKIGRDGQEIEPRVAEELCRLFPEDEGIEMTPILRKSKEAAKHIMKSRSYRDNRPVNSSPRFLRSRGGRGRRLFLTSRSRLASLARGSHLVGTEHRGSRDHHHHHRGYGSTGLGVAAAAEAYVADYMRTMQHQLPPLPPYAAPHPYDSLPPPPPPPRYYDGLPLPPDYSAAASALEKRSYERSVDEFLWRTASRHSRHSDHRSSRDHHHRYRDRR
- the LOC100646303 gene encoding YTH domain-containing protein 1 isoform X1, translated to MDNNTDGDNLNLSCGENDIVDELKIAADETYDTRSEVSSSSSNSDSSQPSISSVSTKSSRGDNKRNRKNRGKRARSRDSKSSSPETKRARSKESKGVTKSYDYATKLNYLFRDARFFIIKSNNAENVTLSKAKGVWSTLPQNEANLNQAYRESRNVLLIFSVKESGKFAGFARLSTESRRDGAPISWVLPPGLSAKALGGVFKVDWICRKELPFTATLHLYNPWNDGKQVKIGRDGQEIEPRVAEELCRLFPEDEGIEMTPILRKSKEAAKHIMKSRSYRDNRPVNSSPRFLRSRGGRGRRLFLTSRSRLASLARGSHLVGTEHRGSRDHHHHHRYATWFNRSDSPYSKGYGSTGLGVAAAAEAYVADYMRTMQHQLPPLPPYAAPHPYDSLPPPPPPPRYYDGLPLPPDYSAAASALEKRSYERSVDEFLWRTASRHSRHSDHRSSRDHHHRYRDRR
- the LOC100646303 gene encoding YTH domain-containing protein 1 isoform X2 produces the protein MDNNTDGDNLNLSCGENDIVDELKIAADETYDTRSEVSSSSSNSDSSQPSISSVSTKSSRGDNKRNRKNRGKRARSRDSKSSSPETKRARSKESKGVTKSYDYATKLNYLFRDARFFIIKSNNAENVTLSKAKGVWSTLPQNEANLNQAYRESRNVLLIFSVKESGKFAGFARLSTESRRDGAPISWVLPPGLSAKALGGVFKVDWICRKELPFTATLHLYNPWNDGKQVKIGRDGQEIEPRVAEELCRLFPEDEGIEMTPILRKSKEAAKHIMKSRSYRDNRPVNSSPRFLRSRGGRGRRLFLTSRSRLASLARGSHLVGTEHRGSRDHHHHHRNEFYRGYGSTGLGVAAAAEAYVADYMRTMQHQLPPLPPYAAPHPYDSLPPPPPPPRYYDGLPLPPDYSAAASALEKRSYERSVDEFLWRTASRHSRHSDHRSSRDHHHRYRDRR